A part of Terriglobus roseus genomic DNA contains:
- a CDS encoding DUF5107 domain-containing protein, which yields MTQRIFNQEMSPDSITAGKLELPLAPSSEQGKVKAWSEPVDMLTYLPAKPDTNPLFLEKRVYQGSSGRVYPLPVIDSVSTKPEMRSWQAVHIENEFLRLMVMPEIGGRIHVGLDKRTGYDFFYRQNVIKPALVGLAGPWISGGVEFNWPQHHRPATFMPVEVSIERSDDGSVTIWCSDHDPMARMKGIHGICLHPGKAYVEVKVRLYNRTQDTQTFLWWANVATRVHEKYQSFFPHDVRFAADHAKRAITEYPLSKGHYYGVDYAERARNGVPVDELPSQFIPDGSYPPNDLGWYANIPVPTSYMIVGSREDFFGGYDHSEDTGTVAYANHHISPGKKQWTWGNHEFGYAWDRSLTNSDGPYIELMSGVYTDNQPDFSFLAPGETKTFSQFWYPISEIGTPDLANLDGALRLETNLQNVTVHVQVTSDRPASRISVLREGVELAAWDADLLTTKPRHFHSAVDGAVDALEVRVSQSNNVFMRYAPAEIVPVEQPDVATEPPLPQDVISSDELFLNGLHLEQYRHPTRAAEPYWLEAIRRDPGDSRSNHALGRSCMRRGEFERAEAYLRTSIARLTKRNPNPGDSEPFYNLGLTLRYQDRTNEAYDAFYKSTWNAAWRGPGYLRLAEIDCTRKEWAKALDHLDRSLLAEGDNLNALNLKAVVLQRLNRSDEAAALIAQVRSLDPLDETSRFLQSGHAPSDAQRQIDLAFDWMRAGLLEEALRVINEDVPDHFDGGSTLRLYLRADILRQLGREDEAKATSLHAALADPSYVFPNRLEELLLFQRVIAENPVNAHAYYYLGNFLYDRRRYDEAIAHWERATEFDPVFPTSWRNLGFARFNVKHDAAGAVNAFAHARALAPHDARIAYEQDQLWKRIGTPLEERLKNLLDHTDLVEQRDDLSNELATLLNSTGHPTRALDLLLGRSFGPWEGGEGQVLTQYVRSNLLLAKQALNDGKASTAVALLELAANPPQNLSEAKHLLMNLSMIDYWMGIALAAAGDTARATCALERAANHKGDFQQMQVQSISETTYWTANALCELGREREAANIFHSIDGYATKLESETPKIDYFATSLPAMLLFEEDLKERQNITAQFLHAQAQLGLGNKAQAKHLLEEVLAKDRAHSGAIDLLATLASEEG from the coding sequence ATGACGCAACGGATCTTCAACCAGGAGATGTCGCCTGACTCCATTACTGCGGGAAAGCTTGAACTGCCCCTCGCCCCATCATCAGAGCAAGGCAAGGTGAAGGCTTGGAGTGAGCCGGTCGACATGCTCACCTATCTCCCGGCAAAGCCAGATACCAATCCACTATTCCTTGAGAAGCGCGTGTATCAAGGCAGCAGCGGACGTGTGTATCCCCTGCCCGTGATTGACTCCGTCTCAACGAAGCCGGAGATGCGATCCTGGCAGGCTGTTCACATCGAGAACGAATTTCTGCGCTTGATGGTCATGCCGGAGATCGGCGGTCGTATCCACGTCGGTCTGGACAAACGCACAGGCTACGACTTCTTCTATCGCCAGAATGTGATCAAACCTGCCCTCGTGGGACTTGCAGGCCCATGGATTTCCGGCGGCGTGGAGTTCAACTGGCCACAGCATCACCGCCCTGCCACCTTCATGCCGGTGGAAGTTTCCATCGAACGGTCCGACGACGGCTCAGTGACCATCTGGTGCAGTGACCATGACCCCATGGCACGAATGAAGGGTATACACGGTATCTGCCTTCATCCTGGCAAGGCATATGTTGAGGTCAAGGTTCGTCTTTATAACCGCACGCAGGACACGCAGACATTCTTGTGGTGGGCAAACGTGGCCACGCGTGTGCACGAGAAGTATCAATCGTTCTTTCCGCACGATGTGCGATTTGCTGCAGACCACGCCAAACGCGCCATCACGGAATATCCACTCAGCAAAGGCCATTACTACGGTGTGGATTACGCAGAGCGAGCACGCAATGGTGTTCCCGTTGACGAACTTCCCTCGCAGTTCATACCAGATGGCTCATACCCTCCGAACGATCTCGGCTGGTATGCCAACATCCCAGTTCCTACCAGTTACATGATCGTAGGATCGCGCGAAGACTTCTTCGGAGGCTACGACCATTCCGAAGACACAGGCACCGTGGCCTACGCGAATCACCATATCTCTCCCGGTAAAAAGCAGTGGACGTGGGGCAATCACGAATTCGGATATGCGTGGGATCGCAGCTTGACGAATAGCGATGGGCCGTACATCGAATTAATGTCAGGCGTGTATACCGACAACCAACCAGACTTCAGCTTTCTCGCTCCCGGGGAGACGAAAACCTTTAGCCAGTTCTGGTATCCCATCAGCGAAATCGGCACACCGGACCTTGCAAATCTCGACGGAGCGTTGCGTCTGGAAACGAACCTCCAGAATGTCACCGTTCATGTGCAAGTGACTTCCGATCGTCCTGCAAGCAGAATCTCCGTGCTTCGAGAAGGTGTCGAATTAGCAGCCTGGGATGCTGATCTTCTCACGACAAAGCCCCGACACTTTCACTCCGCAGTAGACGGTGCTGTCGATGCACTTGAGGTCCGCGTATCGCAAAGCAACAACGTCTTCATGCGGTATGCCCCGGCAGAAATTGTTCCGGTAGAACAACCAGACGTTGCCACGGAACCACCGCTACCGCAAGACGTAATCAGCAGTGACGAACTCTTTCTGAATGGCCTTCACCTGGAACAGTATCGTCATCCCACACGTGCTGCTGAACCATATTGGCTGGAAGCTATCCGGCGCGATCCCGGCGACAGCCGCTCAAATCACGCGCTTGGTCGTTCCTGCATGCGCCGCGGCGAGTTTGAACGTGCAGAAGCATATCTGCGCACCTCGATTGCTCGCTTAACCAAACGCAACCCAAATCCAGGTGATAGCGAGCCTTTCTACAACCTGGGACTTACGCTGCGATACCAGGACCGAACCAACGAAGCCTATGATGCCTTCTATAAGAGCACCTGGAATGCAGCATGGCGCGGTCCGGGCTATCTTCGTCTGGCGGAGATCGATTGCACTCGGAAGGAATGGGCAAAGGCGCTGGATCATCTTGACCGTTCCTTGCTTGCCGAAGGTGACAATCTAAACGCGCTCAATCTAAAAGCTGTCGTACTGCAGCGATTGAACCGCTCTGACGAAGCCGCGGCACTCATTGCGCAGGTACGTTCGCTCGATCCATTGGATGAAACAAGCCGCTTTCTGCAATCCGGGCATGCACCATCCGACGCACAACGCCAGATCGATCTGGCATTCGACTGGATGCGCGCTGGCCTCTTAGAAGAAGCTCTTCGAGTAATCAACGAAGACGTTCCGGATCACTTCGACGGCGGCTCCACGCTTCGCCTGTATCTGCGTGCAGATATTCTCCGACAACTTGGCCGTGAGGACGAAGCGAAAGCAACAAGTCTGCACGCAGCTCTCGCTGATCCTTCTTATGTCTTCCCTAATCGCTTGGAAGAGCTGCTCCTCTTTCAGCGCGTCATCGCTGAAAACCCTGTTAATGCGCATGCCTACTACTATCTTGGCAATTTTCTATATGACCGTCGCCGTTACGACGAAGCGATCGCACATTGGGAACGCGCTACGGAGTTTGATCCTGTGTTTCCGACTTCCTGGCGCAACCTTGGCTTCGCACGATTCAACGTGAAGCATGACGCTGCGGGTGCGGTTAACGCATTTGCGCACGCCCGTGCGCTAGCACCCCACGATGCTCGTATCGCATACGAGCAGGATCAGTTGTGGAAGCGTATCGGCACACCGTTGGAAGAACGCCTGAAGAATCTTCTCGATCACACAGATCTGGTAGAGCAGCGCGATGACCTTTCCAACGAGTTAGCCACGCTGCTAAACAGTACCGGCCACCCCACGCGTGCACTCGATCTGTTACTGGGTCGTAGCTTCGGCCCTTGGGAGGGTGGCGAAGGCCAGGTGCTGACGCAGTACGTCCGCTCCAACCTTCTGTTGGCGAAACAAGCCCTCAACGATGGGAAGGCTTCCACTGCAGTCGCTCTGCTGGAACTCGCAGCAAACCCGCCGCAAAATCTGAGTGAAGCCAAGCATCTGTTGATGAACCTGAGCATGATCGATTACTGGATGGGCATTGCGCTGGCGGCTGCGGGAGATACCGCACGCGCAACCTGCGCACTGGAACGAGCAGCGAATCACAAGGGTGACTTCCAACAAATGCAGGTGCAATCCATCTCTGAAACAACATACTGGACTGCCAATGCATTGTGTGAGCTGGGACGCGAGCGAGAGGCAGCCAACATCTTTCATTCAATCGATGGCTATGCGACGAAGCTCGAGTCAGAGACGCCGAAGATCGATTACTTCGCAACTTCACTTCCGGCAATGCTGCTCTTTGAGGAAGATTTGAAGGAACGCCAGAACATCACGGCACAGTTTCTGCATGCGCAAGCACAGCTTGGATTGGGCAACAAGGCGCAAGCAAAACATCTTTTAGAAGAAGTTCTCGCAAAAGATCGTGCGCACTCTGGTGCAATTGATCTTCTTGCAACCCTTGCATCGGAAGAAGGCTGA
- a CDS encoding sulfatase-like hydrolase/transferase produces MSNDRRTFLKTMAAGIVSPAMAAVAVSPTLGAAAQATKPKARPNVLLMICDDLGYGDLGCYGSKIPTPNLDRLAADGMRCMRHNSGHPICSASRASLLTGRYATRSHTKGALFPKQAGMDREEQTMADLFRAGGYKTHCIGKWHLGDIAGHWPTDRGFDSFYGVPYSDDMQPLPLVRGTTSLEADTDRDELTPRYTEEAVKLLNQTGKSPFFLYLAYSYPHDPARGSKAFRGKSNFGDVGDSIEEIDWSVGQLMNTLKTNGQLDNTVVIFTSDHGPWFQGNPGLVRGRKASTFEGGSRVPFLMRWKGHVPSGAVSQEWSNHLNLLPTLSAWCGLQKPKLPLDGVDSSALFLHGAPAPEKPVIYFSTVGNANIHCIRVGSWKLRVAQSDGQIYINDRPGSTTNYLLPHPELYNLDLDPTEAYDVAKKHPDVVARLQGELKSLIPTFPDDVIKAWQEMQGRVCSVTTPPGAVPRIVKGPLPSWAWEPENRRD; encoded by the coding sequence ATGAGCAACGATCGACGTACGTTTCTAAAAACAATGGCCGCGGGGATAGTGTCGCCAGCGATGGCCGCTGTTGCCGTTTCCCCCACGCTGGGAGCCGCCGCACAGGCAACAAAGCCGAAGGCGCGACCCAACGTGCTGCTGATGATCTGTGACGATCTTGGCTACGGCGATTTGGGATGTTATGGGTCAAAAATCCCGACGCCGAATCTGGACCGCCTCGCCGCAGACGGCATGCGTTGCATGCGGCATAACTCGGGTCATCCCATCTGCTCAGCATCACGGGCCTCGTTGCTGACAGGACGTTATGCCACGCGAAGCCACACCAAGGGTGCATTGTTCCCGAAACAGGCAGGCATGGATCGCGAAGAACAAACCATGGCCGACCTATTTCGCGCAGGCGGATACAAGACACATTGCATCGGCAAGTGGCATCTGGGAGATATCGCCGGGCACTGGCCGACAGATCGCGGCTTCGACAGCTTCTATGGCGTTCCCTACAGCGACGACATGCAGCCGCTACCCCTCGTGCGAGGCACCACATCACTGGAGGCCGATACCGATCGTGATGAGTTGACGCCGCGTTACACAGAAGAGGCTGTAAAGCTCCTAAACCAAACAGGCAAAAGCCCATTCTTCCTCTATCTTGCATATTCCTATCCGCATGATCCCGCACGCGGATCGAAGGCGTTTCGCGGCAAATCGAACTTTGGCGATGTCGGAGACTCAATCGAAGAGATCGACTGGAGTGTGGGCCAATTGATGAACACATTGAAGACCAACGGCCAACTCGACAACACCGTGGTGATCTTCACCAGTGATCATGGACCGTGGTTTCAAGGCAATCCGGGGCTGGTACGCGGTCGTAAAGCCTCTACATTCGAAGGCGGCTCACGAGTTCCCTTCCTAATGCGATGGAAAGGGCATGTACCATCGGGAGCAGTAAGTCAGGAGTGGTCGAATCACTTGAACCTGCTGCCTACGTTGAGTGCGTGGTGCGGCCTACAAAAGCCAAAATTGCCACTGGATGGCGTGGATTCGAGTGCACTCTTCCTGCACGGTGCGCCTGCTCCAGAGAAGCCAGTGATCTACTTCTCAACCGTGGGGAACGCGAATATTCACTGCATCCGCGTGGGATCGTGGAAGCTGCGGGTAGCGCAGTCGGACGGCCAGATTTACATCAATGACCGGCCCGGCTCTACAACAAACTATCTGCTACCTCATCCGGAGTTGTACAACCTTGATCTGGATCCAACAGAAGCGTACGACGTGGCGAAGAAGCACCCCGATGTGGTCGCGCGATTGCAGGGAGAGTTAAAGTCGCTTATCCCAACATTCCCGGACGATGTCATCAAAGCGTGGCAAGAGATGCAAGGCCGCGTATGCAGTGTTACGACCCCCCCGGGAGCCGTTCCGAGAATCGTAAAAGGTCCATTGCCATCATGGGCATGGGAGCCAGAAAACCGTCGTGATTGA
- a CDS encoding TonB-dependent receptor, with translation MSAAALSAAGQVVTGDILGTVTDSTGAVIPNATVRIENTGTHAAQEAKSGDNGGYIFTHLQPGNYKLTVTVQGFKTFSNSSLDLVAGDRARVDAAMATGGSSETIEVTTQPSALQTDSTNVGSTIDSKAVAELPLNGRNVYGLVQVAPGVNAGAPNSLTSGTRPDDRRQSSSVSANGQYELVNNNLIDGLDNNERFKGLILLRPSVEAIQTVRVDTNTYTAEVGRTAGAAITILTKSGTNKFHGSVYEFFRNDKTDARNYFARTNVLPRKPELRQNQFGGSVGGPIFKDRTFFFADLEEFRQVDATGTVYTSTVPTAYQIDHPGDLSDVGGPVVTGLDSTALAYFKLYPKPNQAGTSFIPGTSVPTNNYLYNPARTQNTTLGDLRIDQHFHNGDTLFGRYSYNKVNTFMPGQLPAVGNIGPGGQAGTYPGLSEITTHNGQLGYTHAFTPNLLLELRAGYTLFRDHVNQLNAGQNLNTGGAYNIPNANGCIGCDGLAPVSPGGGWTGLGDATFLPILLNEGAYQYAGNVTWVRGNHTIKFGDALIRRQVSNLQQNYGKPAISFNGSTPIATLTNFFHGQPFNYQRQGLTRRPHVRTWEESAFVQDDWRALPNLTFNMGVRYDIFTAPNEKDGYFSNLDLNTATLTVNSTGGIRTNYSNVSPRFGFAYTARPTLVLRGGFGMSFYANDVQNAFYLQNPPYAFATGTLTSTTPVSQGVQAFPSTVSTTALSGAVWAKPYNYRNAYVEQFNLLLQKDLGGNVITVGYVGELGRHLNAQIGNYDLPAPSGSSIVPALRYATQLPNVNTIQYFGSFAVSAYHSLQTSFERRLSHGLTLNANYTLAHAMDNTNNQGTEGDGGYGLQPALISTYDYGNSTLDVRHRIAATANYAIPFRGGKVANMFLGNWQVNALVFWQTGTPLAITSNVTQNGRAYINLPTVTSDRPNRVKGVSLYSSSRNVLTGFLNPAAFARQPIGTAGNVGRNVVYGPNQRRADLSLFKTIPLHEALALQFRAECFNISNTANFALPGGTITSYASTPDASGNYVATGSGNFGVTTSTAAGSAARQFQFAAKLTF, from the coding sequence ATGTCCGCCGCCGCCCTGAGCGCAGCAGGACAGGTCGTCACCGGCGACATCCTTGGCACCGTAACCGACTCCACGGGAGCCGTGATCCCGAATGCGACGGTACGCATTGAGAACACCGGGACGCACGCCGCACAGGAGGCGAAGTCCGGCGACAATGGCGGGTACATCTTCACCCATCTTCAGCCGGGCAACTACAAACTCACGGTAACGGTGCAGGGCTTCAAGACCTTCAGCAACTCGTCCCTGGATCTGGTCGCTGGAGATCGCGCTCGCGTCGATGCAGCCATGGCAACGGGCGGCAGCAGCGAGACGATAGAGGTTACCACCCAGCCCTCCGCTCTACAGACCGACAGCACGAACGTAGGCTCGACCATCGACAGCAAAGCGGTGGCTGAGCTGCCGCTGAACGGGCGCAACGTCTATGGACTGGTACAGGTAGCTCCTGGTGTGAACGCGGGCGCACCGAACTCACTGACAAGCGGAACGCGACCGGATGACCGGCGGCAATCATCATCAGTTTCCGCAAACGGTCAATACGAGCTGGTGAACAACAACCTGATCGATGGCCTGGATAATAACGAGCGTTTCAAGGGATTGATCCTTCTGCGGCCCTCGGTAGAAGCCATCCAAACCGTACGTGTGGACACAAACACTTACACGGCAGAAGTCGGACGTACGGCGGGCGCAGCGATCACCATCCTGACGAAGAGCGGAACGAACAAATTTCACGGCTCGGTATATGAGTTCTTCCGCAACGACAAGACCGACGCACGCAACTACTTTGCTCGGACCAACGTGTTGCCGCGCAAGCCAGAGCTGCGACAGAACCAGTTCGGTGGCAGTGTAGGCGGTCCCATCTTCAAGGATCGGACATTCTTCTTCGCGGATCTAGAGGAGTTTCGGCAAGTGGATGCCACTGGAACCGTGTATACCTCCACAGTGCCCACGGCTTATCAGATTGACCATCCTGGCGATCTTTCTGACGTAGGCGGCCCTGTAGTGACAGGACTGGATTCAACGGCGCTGGCTTATTTCAAGCTGTATCCAAAGCCGAATCAGGCAGGCACCAGCTTCATCCCCGGCACCAGCGTGCCAACCAACAACTACCTCTACAACCCTGCAAGAACGCAAAATACAACGCTTGGTGACCTGCGCATCGACCAGCACTTCCACAACGGCGATACTCTGTTTGGCCGATACAGCTACAACAAGGTGAACACGTTCATGCCTGGCCAATTACCCGCGGTCGGAAACATTGGTCCAGGCGGACAGGCTGGGACCTATCCGGGACTCTCAGAGATCACGACGCACAACGGTCAGTTGGGTTATACCCATGCCTTCACGCCAAATCTTCTGTTAGAACTGCGAGCTGGCTATACTCTGTTCCGCGATCACGTAAACCAGTTGAACGCTGGACAGAACCTGAATACCGGCGGCGCGTATAACATTCCCAACGCAAATGGCTGCATCGGCTGCGATGGTTTGGCTCCCGTTTCGCCGGGTGGCGGATGGACAGGACTGGGCGACGCCACATTCCTTCCCATATTGTTAAACGAAGGTGCGTATCAGTACGCTGGCAATGTCACTTGGGTACGCGGCAATCACACCATCAAATTTGGTGATGCGCTCATTCGTCGACAGGTGAGCAACCTGCAACAGAACTACGGCAAACCAGCCATCAGCTTTAACGGATCGACACCGATTGCCACGCTCACCAACTTCTTCCACGGTCAGCCATTCAACTATCAGCGCCAGGGTCTAACGCGGCGTCCGCATGTACGGACGTGGGAAGAAAGCGCATTCGTGCAGGACGACTGGCGTGCGTTGCCGAATCTCACGTTCAACATGGGCGTGCGGTATGACATCTTCACTGCACCGAACGAGAAGGACGGCTACTTCAGCAATCTGGATCTGAACACAGCAACATTGACGGTAAACAGCACAGGCGGCATTCGCACGAACTACTCGAATGTATCCCCTCGATTTGGCTTCGCCTACACGGCAAGACCCACACTCGTGCTGCGCGGCGGTTTCGGCATGAGCTTCTACGCAAACGACGTGCAGAACGCTTTCTATCTGCAGAATCCGCCATACGCATTCGCTACAGGAACGTTGACCAGCACCACACCAGTGTCACAAGGAGTTCAGGCATTCCCCAGCACAGTCTCCACGACTGCGTTGTCTGGCGCGGTGTGGGCCAAACCATACAACTATCGCAACGCTTATGTGGAGCAGTTCAATCTGCTTCTCCAGAAAGACCTGGGCGGCAATGTCATTACGGTGGGTTACGTGGGTGAGCTTGGCCGGCATCTGAATGCACAGATTGGCAACTATGACCTGCCTGCTCCAAGCGGCAGCAGCATCGTGCCCGCACTGCGATACGCAACACAGTTGCCGAACGTAAATACCATCCAGTATTTCGGCAGTTTTGCAGTCTCGGCGTATCACTCATTGCAAACCAGTTTCGAGCGACGCCTGAGCCACGGTCTTACTTTGAACGCGAACTATACCTTGGCACACGCGATGGACAACACCAATAACCAGGGCACTGAAGGCGATGGCGGATACGGTCTACAGCCAGCACTCATCAGCACGTATGACTATGGCAACTCCACACTGGATGTGCGTCACCGCATTGCTGCCACCGCGAATTACGCCATTCCGTTCCGTGGCGGCAAAGTAGCAAATATGTTCCTTGGAAACTGGCAGGTGAACGCACTCGTGTTCTGGCAGACGGGAACTCCACTTGCGATCACCAGCAACGTGACACAGAATGGACGAGCCTACATCAACCTGCCGACAGTGACTTCCGATCGTCCCAACCGGGTCAAGGGCGTGTCGCTGTATTCGTCCAGCCGCAATGTCCTGACCGGTTTCCTCAATCCGGCAGCGTTTGCACGGCAGCCAATTGGCACGGCTGGAAACGTGGGTCGCAATGTGGTGTATGGACCGAATCAGCGTCGCGCCGACCTGTCACTCTTTAAGACGATCCCTCTTCATGAGGCGCTTGCGTTACAGTTTCGTGCGGAGTGTTTCAACATCTCCAACACGGCGAACTTTGCTCTGCCCGGCGGCACAATTACCAGCTATGCTTCGACACCGGATGCATCTGGCAATTACGTAGCCACTGGAAGCGGAAACTTTGGCGTAACCACATCGACTGCTGCAGGTTCCGCTGCGCGACAGTTCCAATTTGCCGCGAAGCTGACCTTCTAA
- a CDS encoding DeoR/GlpR family DNA-binding transcription regulator: protein MPRTSDKLLIRQDKILKLLHANRSVTVEELCRSLEASLATVRRDLEQLESRSLLKRTRGGAIPIGPLFYEPFRNDQSFQDKISSFAEEKRRIAAAAAQLVSRGQTIVLSGGTTTTEVVRSLKTLSGITIVTNAVNVAMELSNHKDIDVILTGGYLRGNWFTLVGPIANQGSEMIFSDIMILGVDGIDAKLGLTCTNAAEAELLRRLASHAKQKVVVCDRSKLGNVSQWSLCDTKEIQHIITDSGASDDAVAPFEKLGIRVSRV, encoded by the coding sequence ATGCCAAGAACATCGGACAAACTGCTCATTCGCCAAGATAAGATACTGAAACTTCTCCATGCGAACCGATCTGTCACGGTGGAAGAGCTTTGCCGAAGCCTGGAAGCATCCCTCGCGACGGTTCGTCGCGATCTGGAGCAACTGGAAAGTCGCTCGCTTTTGAAACGAACGAGAGGCGGCGCTATTCCGATTGGCCCGTTATTCTATGAGCCTTTTCGGAATGACCAGTCCTTTCAGGACAAGATCAGCAGCTTCGCAGAGGAGAAGCGCCGTATCGCCGCCGCGGCCGCGCAGCTTGTTTCGCGCGGCCAGACGATCGTGTTGAGCGGTGGAACCACAACGACCGAAGTGGTGCGAAGCCTGAAGACGCTTAGTGGCATCACCATTGTGACTAATGCCGTCAATGTTGCTATGGAGCTAAGCAATCACAAGGACATTGACGTCATTCTTACGGGCGGCTATCTCCGCGGTAACTGGTTCACACTTGTTGGTCCGATTGCGAATCAGGGAAGTGAGATGATCTTCTCCGACATCATGATCCTTGGAGTAGATGGCATCGATGCAAAGCTCGGTCTGACCTGCACGAACGCTGCGGAGGCTGAGCTTCTTCGTCGCTTGGCGAGTCATGCGAAGCAGAAGGTTGTGGTGTGCGATCGATCCAAGCTCGGTAATGTGAGTCAGTGGAGTTTGTGTGACACAAAGGAAATCCAACACATCATTACTGACTCGGGTGCATCCGATGATGCTGTCGCTCCCTTTGAAAAGCTTGGGATTCGAGTCAGCCGCGTCTAG
- a CDS encoding ROK family protein, which translates to MRHAIGIDLGGSHVSIGIVREHSLLTSRDIPVKATRGLAPLLPDIRNTVLSLLQEVALLPSDCMGIALSLPSLVDFYARKIASVNDKYPDAQTINLEAWCNEAFGLPIAVENDARMALLGEAVAGSAQQSKDVVMLTLGTGVGCAVMLNGKLMRTAAPQGGNLGGHIPVRLDGRPCTCGAIGCMESEASGWALPLIARERADFHLSALSRETTIDFETVFRHSDAGDELAQQLLQHCIHVWSVGAVGLVHAYGPELMVFGGGVSTRAGDVLPAIHAYVQRHAWAPAGDVKIVQAQLGNRSPLYAAIPLLEELSRGR; encoded by the coding sequence ATGCGGCACGCAATTGGAATCGATCTGGGCGGCTCACATGTCTCGATTGGGATTGTTCGCGAGCACAGCCTTCTGACATCGCGCGACATACCCGTAAAAGCCACTAGAGGTTTGGCACCGCTACTGCCGGATATACGCAATACCGTTCTCTCCCTGCTTCAAGAAGTGGCACTACTGCCCAGCGACTGCATGGGAATTGCATTGAGTCTCCCCAGCCTCGTTGATTTCTATGCGAGGAAAATCGCATCTGTAAACGATAAGTATCCGGATGCGCAGACAATCAATCTGGAAGCATGGTGCAACGAGGCTTTCGGTCTGCCGATCGCAGTGGAAAATGATGCCCGGATGGCACTGCTGGGAGAGGCTGTAGCGGGGTCGGCGCAACAAAGTAAAGATGTCGTGATGCTTACCCTGGGGACAGGCGTCGGCTGTGCCGTGATGTTGAACGGCAAGTTGATGCGGACGGCGGCACCACAGGGCGGCAATTTGGGTGGGCATATTCCAGTCCGCCTGGACGGAAGACCATGCACGTGCGGCGCTATTGGATGCATGGAGTCCGAAGCTTCCGGTTGGGCATTGCCGCTCATCGCACGTGAGAGAGCAGATTTCCACCTGAGCGCCTTGTCGCGCGAAACAACAATCGATTTCGAAACTGTCTTCCGACACAGTGATGCAGGAGATGAGTTGGCGCAACAACTTTTGCAACACTGCATCCATGTGTGGAGCGTCGGTGCCGTAGGTCTCGTCCATGCCTATGGCCCGGAATTGATGGTCTTCGGAGGAGGCGTTTCTACGCGGGCTGGCGATGTGTTGCCCGCAATCCACGCTTACGTGCAGCGACATGCATGGGCGCCAGCCGGAGACGTGAAGATTGTTCAGGCTCAACTCGGCAACCGATCACCGCTCTACGCAGCCATTCCTTTACTTGAGGAACTTAGCAGAGGTCGCTAG
- a CDS encoding L-rhamnose/proton symporter RhaT, whose translation MQDAWHGGLLLVIAGVMNGSFALPMKRMPHWRWENIWFVWSVVALVVLPCVTALCYVPHVLSGLLEVPLSRLAVVALSGMAWGVAQVFFGLSVDAIGIALTFSLVLGISAAMGALVPFLSLHAALLSTRAGGYLFAGLAVLTLGMVLCGWAGVLRETALDQTSATKSFSRGLSLAILSGLCASAMNIGFSFSDELKGMATRHGASQPGSLIAIWLPLLLGGALPNILYSAFRLRRNRTADNFRTQGTGGYWLMTVIMAVLWFGSTILYGVASTMLGGLGAVLGWPAFMSIVVIMASFLGWFAGEWAGSGSRPLRTQIAGIIMLIVAVLLFSKAV comes from the coding sequence ATGCAGGATGCGTGGCACGGCGGCTTGCTTTTAGTGATTGCAGGCGTGATGAACGGCAGCTTCGCGCTGCCAATGAAACGCATGCCACACTGGCGGTGGGAGAACATCTGGTTTGTCTGGTCAGTCGTCGCGCTCGTCGTCTTACCCTGCGTAACAGCACTGTGTTATGTGCCTCATGTTCTTTCAGGCTTATTAGAAGTTCCCTTAAGTAGGTTGGCTGTTGTTGCGTTAAGCGGCATGGCCTGGGGCGTCGCCCAAGTGTTCTTCGGCCTGAGTGTCGATGCGATAGGCATTGCCTTAACGTTCTCTCTGGTGCTGGGCATCTCAGCTGCAATGGGTGCGTTGGTTCCGTTTCTTTCGTTGCACGCTGCGCTATTGTCGACACGTGCCGGAGGGTACCTTTTCGCGGGATTAGCCGTGCTGACGTTAGGCATGGTTCTGTGCGGATGGGCCGGAGTCTTGCGTGAAACCGCACTCGATCAGACGTCTGCTACCAAATCTTTCTCACGCGGATTATCTCTCGCCATTCTCAGCGGTCTCTGTGCGAGCGCAATGAATATCGGCTTTTCATTTTCTGATGAGCTGAAAGGTATGGCCACAAGGCATGGCGCTAGCCAACCGGGATCACTCATAGCGATCTGGCTTCCCCTTTTGCTTGGCGGGGCGCTGCCAAATATTCTTTACAGCGCATTTCGCCTGCGTAGGAACCGCACTGCAGATAACTTCCGAACGCAAGGAACCGGTGGTTATTGGCTCATGACCGTCATCATGGCAGTGCTGTGGTTTGGAAGCACCATACTCTATGGCGTTGCCAGCACCATGCTTGGTGGCTTGGGAGCGGTGCTGGGATGGCCGGCTTTCATGTCAATCGTCGTCATCATGGCTTCGTTTCTGGGATGGTTCGCGGGCGAGTGGGCCGGATCAGGATCGCGCCCGCTGCGAACACAGATCGCAGGAATCATAATGCTTATTGTGGCGGTCCTTTTGTTCTCAAAGGCGGTGTAG